In one Papilio machaon chromosome 15, ilPapMach1.1, whole genome shotgun sequence genomic region, the following are encoded:
- the LOC123721740 gene encoding titin-like yields the protein MYPSRSRKTNRTRRDIEAKKAKENLKRVISPPAKDVRVTEKENPSPPKSVSPPKSASPPKCASPPKRASPPKCASPPDSASPLKSATPPKSASPPKSATPPKKIPPPLKADANPKDTPVFKALTSPPFKKESPVLKNEPLQLKTSSSTSVSEVSPILKKEHSLPTKKEIVTSPPPFKLNRTDSKTETNNSVPLKVIKKDSIEVKESQVKTEQISVVPANNDNVKTIVENTDVENKNNDNAKKLEESNGVGDKIRKFEKAAEDASASVGKLSRPGSVRGRPRTERLSSDTKEEFPPPATPFKDNVFFELSAHSGKNTPTDHSNHTTLERQHSITRNSVNLLKWQKSESIDGEKVIQKPEPQKIIKPEFKPMPSPVDVMIRSPSLGVKVPDQFPSQGTAFRNVAPLDTARTSRDIHKINEDINTQNNFKTCKFKNKEKYAVSKGSSYFTRGSEEIWLVKKKDIEEIEERVLDSFRRAGGNLCGRSESMRPSSDSGQSASFSHATMGRNKRQMYARSESCDPQWAGTRSQTLKRQTSVACTCGHDKKTRAKSAGAEANPRPRSRSHGDDNNQCHVLDKYETLV from the exons ATGTACCCATCAAGATCAAGGAAAACGAACAGAACACG TCGAGATATAGAGGCGAAGAAAGCAAAGGAAAACTTAAAACGAGTCATCTCCCCACCGGCTAAAGATGTGAGGGTAACGGAGAAAGAGAATCCTTCACCACCAAAAAGTGTATCGCCTCCAAAAAGCGCATCGCCACCGAAATGCGCATCACCTCCGAAAAGAGCATCGCCCCCGAAGTGCGCGTCACCACCGGATAGCGCCTCACCACTGAAAAGTGCAACGCCACCAAAAAGTGCGTCGCCACCGAAAAGTGCAACGCCACCAAAGAAGATACCTCCACCATTAAAGGCCGATGCCAACCCAAAGGATACTCCAGTATTCAAAGCTCTCACTTCTCCGCCGTTCAAGAAAGAATCGCCGGTTTTAAAAAATGAgcctttacaattaaaaacatcctCATCCACCTCAGTTAGTGAAGTGTCCCctattttaaagaaagaacATTCATTGCCGACAAAGAAAGAAATCGTTACATCGCCTCCCCCATTCAAGTTAAACAGAACTGATTCAAAAACTGAGACAAATAATAGCGTTCCACTTAAAGTGATTAAGAAGGATTCCATAGAAGTTAAGGAAAGTCAAGTTAAAACGGAACAAATATCTGTTGTTCCAGCTAATAATGACAATGTGAAAACAATTGTGGAAAATACtgatgttgaaaataaaaataatgacaatgCAAAGAAACTGGAGGAGTCGAATGGGGTCGGggataaaataagaaagtttGAAAAGGCAGCAGAAGATGCGAGTGCCAGTGTAGGTAAACTGTCTCGGCCGGGCTCAGTGCGCGGCAGACCTAGGACCGAGCGCCTGAGTTCTGATACCAAGGAAGAGTTCCCACCGCCTGCGACGCCATTTAAAGATAACGTATTTTTTGAGCTGAGCGCACATAGTGGCAAAAATACACCGACAGATCACAGCAATCATACGACCCTAGAGCGCCAGCACAGTATTACAAGGAACTctgttaatttactaaaatggCAGAAAAGTGAAAGCATCGATGGCGAAAAAGTCATACAGAAGCCGGAACCGCAAAAGATAATAAAGCCGGAATTCAAACCGATGCCGTCGCCCGTCGATGTGATGATCAGATCGCCCAGCCTCGGCGTCAAGGTGCCCGACCAGTTCCCGTCGCAGGGCACCGCCTTCCGCAATGTGGCGCCGCTAGACACCGCGCGAACCTCCCGAGACATACACAAGATCAACGAAGATATAAATActcagaataattttaaaacttgcaaatttaaaaacaaggaaAAGTATGCCGTTAGCAAAGGATCCAGCTACTTCACAAGGGGCTCCGAAGAGATATGGCTGGTTAAGAAAAAAGATATCGAGGAAATCGAGGAGAGGGTACTGGATTCGTTCCGTAGAGCAGGGGGGAACTTGTGTGGGAGGAGTGAATCGATGCGTCCATCTTCCGACAGCGGTCAGAGTGCGTCCTTTTCCCACGCCACTATGGGAAGGAATAAACGTCAGATGTACGCTAGAAGCGAGTCCTGTGACCCTCAGTGGGCGGGAACCAGATCACAGACATTAAAACGTCAAACATCAGTGGCTTGTACTTGCGGCCACGATAAGAAGACGCGAGCTAAAAGCGCCGGTGCTGAGGCCAACCCTCGCCCGCGATCTCGTTCTCATGGCGACGATAACAATCAATGCCACGTCCTGGATAAATACGAAACACTCGTTTAG
- the LOC106710212 gene encoding wiskott-Aldrich syndrome protein family member 3, with protein MPLPKRCVEPVHVSRGTVPERLAVPSELEAVTNGTLANTVRQLSSLSKHAEDMFGELTREATDLAERTNILQARIDRLAIKVTQLDSGVEEVSLQDIQMRKAFRSSRTFQQQLFSRGSMPSAMLATYARCDRPPPLEKLNEFRDDGRDARKFYTDPDYFFELWRREMLQDTERIQHDRGKKVRQPRSGNADGRSARRVRTPHSTRERQKAEAVTRGEHIMAPSQLRHYNIETHYREPLYQTTNVTDGGYRAPQNRPPTSQPARPNSIEIENQQNRQPRLTGNGHVVAEESPYGTAEPIYGGSIAGTPRRARPSVPPPAPPAPPPDEPAHLTPTRSALPPPPPPPEGTSPPPMINGASPPHRTALDAHLDQMHAVIGLMSTEEPMSPPPPPAPSPPAPPPAPPAPGDRPRPPSPAALLRGASALKPRPPAAPHADPRSDLLKAIRDGIKLRKVEKRCDENTGRYDTLRGAPAFLDVASILARRVAVELSDTSSGADSDSDDSDQWTEPRA; from the exons ATGCCGCTGCCGAAGCGCTGTGTCGAGCCGGTGCACGTGTCGCGCGGCACCGTGCCCGAGCGGCTCGCGGTGCCGTCCGAACTAGAGGCCGTCACCAACGGCACTCTCGCCAACACTGTCAG ACAATTGTCTTCACTGTCGAAACATGCGGAGGATATGTTTGGAGAGCTGACGCGGGAAGCCACCGACCTGGCGGAGAGGACGAATATACTGCAAGCCAGGATAGATAGGCTGGCTATCAAGGTTACACAGTTGGACTCGGGCGTTGAGGAAG TATCACTGCAAGACATCCAGATGCGCAAGGCGTTCCGTTCATCGCGCACATTCCAGCAGCAGCTGTTCTCGCGTGGTTCGATGCCGTCGGCCATGTTGGCAACATACGCCCGCTGCGATCGCCCGCCGCCGCTCGAGAAACTGAATGAGTTCCGCGACGACGGCCGCGACGCTCGCAAGTTCTATACAGACCCGGATTACTTCTTTGAGCTGTGGCGACGAGAAATGTTGCAGGATACTGAACGTATTCAGCATGATAGGGGGAAGAAG GTTCGTCAACCGCGCAGTGGGAACGCGGACGGTCGCAGCGCGCGACGCGTGCGCACCCCGCACTCGACGCGCGAACGCCAGAAGGCGGAGGCGGTAACGCGCGGCGAACACATAATGGCGCCCAGTCAGCTACGTCACTATAACATCGAGACACACTATCGGGAACCGCTATATCAGA cTACGAATGTAACGGATGGTGGGTACAGAGCACCACAGAACCGTCCGCCCACCTCGCAGCCAGCCAGACCTAACTCTATTGAGATTGAAAATCAACAGAACAGACAGCCCCGACTTACGGGCAATGGACATg TGGTAGCGGAGGAGAGTCCGTATGGTACCGCGGAGCCGATCTATGGCGGCAGTATCGCGGGCACTCCGCGCCGCGCGCGACCCTCCGTGCCACCCCCAGCGCCTCCCGCACCCCCACCAGACGAGCCTGCACATCTCACGCCCACAAG GTCGGCATTACCTCCtccaccgccgccgcccgaGGGTACTTCGCCCCCGCCAATGATCAACGGAGCGTCGCCTCCGCACCGCACCGCGCTCGATGCACATCTTGATCAGATGCATGCTGTTATag GGCTGATGTCTACGGAGGAACCGATGAGCCCGCCACCGCCGCCGGCGCCctcgccccccgcgcccccaCCCGCACCCCCTGCGCCCGGCGACCGCCCTCGTCCTCCTTCGCCAGCCGCCCTACTGCGCGGCGCCTCCGCACTCAAGCCGCGCCCGCCCGCCGCTCCGCACGCCGACCCCCGCTCAGACCTGCTCAAGGCCATACGAGACG GTATCAAACTACGCAAAGTGGAGAAGCGTTGCGACGAGAACACCGGCCGATACGACACGTTGCGCGGCGCGCCCGCCTTCCTCGACGTGGCTTCTATCCTGGCGCGCCGCGTCGCCGTCGAGCTGAGCGACACCAGCTCCGGCGCTGACTCTGACTCCGACGACTCCGACCAGTGGACCGAGCCGCGCGCGTGA
- the LOC106721355 gene encoding uncharacterized protein LOC106721355: protein MIEYKSKPVKSKSFHSSKVDEEKILSCSFCKDNHYIYQCKDFAKQDYKDKQTFVQNNKLCYNCLIPNHSVFQCKRNTRCRVCQKKHHSLLHPEKRDFSETPQTLGHEVKQADEHKSVSHHSYNPGQVLLATALVDIPARNGQIQTYRALLDQGSQSSFVTEDFVQTTGLRRQKNNCKFHLSEGKTISSRYTVEFELKSRYRSNFTLWIQAYVISHITTYLPQKHINSLDWPEIESITLADPNFRIPGKVDMLLGASVTSKIMEEGLLRSPVGTLAQKTQLGWIISGDTNTTIENNRIISMHSCVCENNMLKRFWEIENEFLTTERKKTKEEEQCEDIYKTTTTRMESGRYKVNLPFKEDIQTPVEKCGKTKEIATARFLKLEKRFKYDTKLKEAYKNVINEYQELGHMALANEDSDNAIYLPHHPVIREDKDTTKVRVVFDASCKGTGGSSLNDTLLIGPALQSDLRVLLMKWRKHRIVLVADIVKMYRQVLIADEHAEYQRIIWRDNPEENCQSYKLLTVTFGTASAPYLAVRTLLQLAEDEKHKFPMAAEIVKESFYMDDLMFGCSSTSEALEAYKQLTQLLKSGGFELQKWSCNQEEVLDIIAESKSQHHGFEIKFDQIIKILGLSWDRHDDKFKFTVNLPEIPSEITKRTILSDVARLFDPFGWLAPTIILAKILIQKLWLCSADWDEQLPQDLIDEWLTYRKQLQQLQDIKIDRWLHIQPDCSLVQLHGFADASTAAYSAVLYIRVVKEDGVTVTLLESKTKVAPLKQVSVARLELCAAVLVARMLSEAKEVLNIPKNNVYAYTDSMVVLAWIQSPPVRWQTFVANRVAEIQGRLDNDRWCHVKSENNPADLASRGVPPCELRNKTLWWFGPQWLSNSEIEQRKPHILKTELEQRKQTIKVFNCNVEDNILKRFSTFNRMIRVLTYCRRFINWKRNKNNNKQFTSYLSAAELQETLFQLIKVEQENQFNEEISDIINKGQVKKRSSLRKLSPYIEQNLLRVGGRLQGAKVPQEIKHPIILPKNSHLTHLLIRDAHLKLLHGGNLLTTNYIRSRYWVIGLKSLVKKCIHQCVTCVRHNASTKQPIMGNLPAQRVHPGRPFEISGVDYAGPIQIRTSRRFVARRGHCAHLWSDNGTNFVGAAKELEFLFKTTSGGLQPQIAEMIANDGTTWHFIPPRAPNFGGLWEAGIKSVKTHLLRVLGNTTLTFEEMITLLAQIEACLNSRPICELNDDPNDVAALTPSHFLIGEPLVAVPQKQENTFNVTPQERWKLVRKITAHFWQRWSVEYLHHLQQRHKWNSKSKAPEIGDIVLIKEPSLPPTKWLMAQIIDTHPGQDGEVRVVSLRTKSGLLKRPVSKLVALPSSH, encoded by the exons ATGATTGAATACAAGAGTAAACCAGTAAAATCAAAATCCTTTCATTCTTCAAAGGTGGATGAagagaaaatattaagttGTTCATTTTGTAAGGATAATCACTACATATACCAATGTAAGGATTTTGCAAAACAGGATTACAAGGACAAACAGACATTTGTTCAAAACAACAAACTTTGCTATAATTGTCTTATACCAAATCACTCAGTTTTCCAATGTAAGAGAAACACAAGGTGTAGGGTTTGCCAGAAGAAACATCATTCATTATTACATCCAGAAAAAAGAGATTTTAGTGAAACTCCACAGACGTTAGGGCATGAAGTAAAACAAGCAGACGAACACAAGTCGGTATCACATCATTCATACAACCCTGGCCAAGTACTATTGGCAACGGCTCTAGTAGACATTCCCGCAAGGAATGGGCAGATACAAACCTATAGGGCTCTACTAGACCAGGGGTCGCAAAGTTCATTTGTGACAGAGGATTTTGTTCAAACTACAGGTTTGAGgcgacaaaaaaataactgcaAATTCCACCTTAGTGAAGGTAAAACAATAAGTTCTAGATATACAGTGGAATTTGAATTGAAGTCAAGATACCGGTCAAACTTTACTTTATGGATACAAGCATATGTAATAAGTCATATAACAACATACTTACCTCAAAAACACATCAACTCGTTGGACTGGCCAGAGATAGAATCAATAACTCTAGCAGATCCTAATTTCAGAATACCAGGAAAGGTTGATATGCTGTTAGGGGCCAGTGTTACCAGCAAGATTATGGAGGAAGGTTTGTTAAGGAGCCCGGTTGGTACTTTAGCGCAGAAAACACAACTGGGATGGATTATTTCAGGAGATACAAACACAACTATAGAAAACAACAGAATTATAAGTATGCATTCTTGTGTATGTGAAAACAACATGCTTAAAAGGTTCTGGGAAATAGAAAATGAATTTCTTACAACAGAGAGGAAGAAGACAAAGGAGGAAGAACAATGTGaagacatttataaaacaaccaCAACCAGGATGGAGTCTGGAAGATACAAGGTTAACTTACCTTTTAAAGAGGATATCCAAACTCCTGTAGAAAAATGTGGCAAAACAAAGGAAATTGCTACGGCAAGATTTCTTAAGttagaaaaaagatttaaatatgataCAAAGTTAAAGGAagcatacaaaaatgttataaatgaatatcaaGAACTAGGACATATGGCTTTAGCCAACGAAGACAGCGACAATGCCATATATTTACCGCATCATCCGGTGATTCGAGAAGACAAGGACACTACCAAGGTCAGGGTAGTTTTTGATGCATCATGCAAGGGCACTGGAGGTTCATCACTAAATGACACTCTACTCATAGGACCTGCATTGCAAAGCGACCTTAGAGTTCTACTAATGAAGTGGAGAAAACATAGAATTGTATTGGTCGCTGACATAGTCAAGATGTATCGACAAGTGCTGATAGCTGATGAGCATGCCGAATATCAACGCATTATATGGAGAGATAACCCGGAGGAAAACTGCCAATCATATAAACTACTAACGGTCACCTTTGGAACCGCATCAGCTCCATACCTGGCAGTACGCACATTATTACAACTAGCTGAAGATGAAAAACACAAGTTTCCCATGGCCGCAGAAATAGTAAAGGAATCATTTTATATGGATGACCTAATGTTTGGCTGTTCAAGCACTTCTGAAGCCTTAGAAGCTTATAAACAACTCACTCAACTTCTTAAGAGTGGAGgttttgaattacaaaaatgGTCTTGTAACCAAGAGGAAGTCTTAGACATTATAGCAGAAAGCAAATCTCAACACCATGGATTTGAAATCAAGTTTGATCAAATCATCAAAATTCTTGGACTATCATGGGATAGACATGATGACAAATTTAAGTTTACTGTAAACTTACCAGAAATTCCATCAGAAATTACTAAACGCACTATTCTATCAGACGTAGCTCGTCTCTTTGATCCATTTGGATGGTTAGCACCAACCATAATACTTGCCAAGATACTAATACAGAAACTTTGGTTATGTAGTGCAGATTGGGATGAGCAGTTGCCGCAAGATTTAATAGATGAGTGGTTAACTTACCGTAAACAGCTTCAACAACTGCAAGACATCAAGATTGACCGGTGGCTACACATACAACCTGACTGTTCACTTGTACAACTGCATGGATTCGCAGATGCATCTACTGCTGCCTACTCAGCGGTTTTGTATATCAGGGTAGTTAAGGAAGATGGTGTGACTGTAACACTTCTGGAAAGCAAGACTAAGGTGGCACCACTTAAACAAGTGTCAGTGGCTCGGCTGGAGTTGTGTGCTGCGGTATTGGTAGCAAGGATGCTTTCGGAAGCCAAAGAAGTCCTGAATATACCTAAAAACAATGTATATGCATACACAGATTCAATGGTGGTGTTAGCTTGGATCCAGTCACCACCAGTTCGGTGGCAAACATTTGTTGCTAACAGAGTTGCAGAAATACAAGGAAGATTAGACAATGATAGATGGTGTCATGTAAAGTCAGAAAATAATCCTGCAGATTTGGCTTCAAGGGGAGTGCCTCCTTGTgaattaagaaacaaaacattgtGGTGGTTTGGCCCACAATGGCTAAGTAACAGTGAAATTGAGCAACGCAAACCTCACATTCTTAAGACGGAATtagaacaaagaaaacaaacaattaaggTATTTAATTGCAATGTAGAGGACAACATTCTGAAGagattttcaacatttaataGAATGATTCGAGTACTAACTTACTGTAGGAGATTTATTAATtggaaaagaaacaaaaacaataataaacaattcacCAGTTACTTGTCCGCTGCAGAATTACAAGAAACATTATTCCAGCTCATCAAGGTTGAACAAGAAAATCAATTTAACGAAGAAATTAGTGACATCATAAACAAAGGACAAGTTAAGAAAAGAAGCAGCTTAAGAAAGTTGTCACCCTACATTGAACAAAATCTTTTGAGAGTTGGTGGACGTCTACAAGGTGCCAAAGTACCTCAAGAAATTAAACATCCTATAATTTTACCCAAGAACTCACATTTAACACACTTACTTATAAGAGATGCACATTTGAAACTGCTTCATGGAGGTAATCTACTCACCACCAATTACATAAGGTCCAGATATTGGGTTATAGGTTTAAAATCTCTTGTCAAGAAATGTATACACCAGTGTGTCACTTGTGTGAGACATAATGCCAGTACCAAACAACCCATTATGGGAAATTTACCAGCTCAACGTGTCCATCCTGGAAGACCATTTGAGATAAGCGGGGTAGATTATGCTGGACCTATCCAAATTAGAACTTC TAGAAGATTTGTGGCCAGACGAGGTCATTGTGCTCATCTATGGAGTGACAATGGCACTAACTTTGTGGGTGCGGCTAAGGAGTTAGAATTTCTATTCAAGACGACTTCAGGTGGGTTACAACCCCAGATAGCTGAAATGATAGCCAACGATGGAACTACGTGGCACTTCATACCGCCAAGAGCACCCAACTTTGGAGGCTTATGGGAAGCAGGTATCAAATCTGTTAAGACCCATTTATTGAGAGTATTAGGGAATACAACGCTAACATTTGAAGAAATGATTACCTTGCTAGCCCAGATAGAAGCCTGTCTTAATTCTCGTCCCATATGCGAATTGAACGATGATCCCAACGATGTGGCCGCACTTACCCCATCACACTTTTTAATAGGGGAGCCCTTGGTGGCTGTACCACAGAAACaagaaaatacatttaatgtcACGCCACAGGAGCGTTGGAAATTGGTTAGAAAAATTACTGCTCATTTTTGGCAAAGGTGGAGCGTGGAATACTTGCATCATTTGCAACAACGACATAAATGGAACTCAAAATCAAAGGCTCCAGAGATAGGTGACATTGTTCTTATAAAGGAACCTTCTCTTCCTCCTACTAAATGGCTTATGGCACAAATTATAGACACACATCCAGGTCAAGATGGAGAAGTGCGAGTGGTAAGCCTGCGAACCAAGTCAGGCTTACTGAAGCGGCCAGTTTCGAAACTGGTTGCTTTACCTTCTTCACATTAA
- the LOC106710268 gene encoding short chain dehydrogenase/reductase dpmpG — translation MVRWDVKGKSLLITGGASGLGAAYVQSFLKAGVKQVAILDIAEDVGKAFTADLNKTYPGKVIFVKCDVGNEECITAAFNEVVAKFKTVDIVFNNAGIMNDAPHIWRKMCDVNVQGLISFTYKAIKHMRTDEGGVGGTIINIASTAAITKADLLPAYFATKSAVLQFSQCIAGNLFEQAGIRILTLCPGATDTPLLHNLKQKGSDEKSGEKLDNHISNPLVITQSVDSAVNAMLKMYEEGENGSIWLTTDNKPVKNITPVVDAAFNSFMDAIMK, via the exons ATGGTTCGCTGGGACGTGAAAGGTAAATCGTTGCTTATCACCGGAGGAGCGTCAGGTTTGGGGGCGGCTTATGTCCAGAGCTTCCTGAAGGCAGGAGTGAAA CAAGTCGCTATTCTAGATATAGCTGAAGATGTAGGAAAAGCATTCACCGCAGATCTGAACAAAACATACCCTGGGAAGGTTATCTTCGTGAAATGCGACGTGGGCAACGAAGAGTGCATTACTGCAGCATTCAATGAGGTCGTTGCCAAGTTCAAGACTGTTGacattgttttcaataatGCAGGGATCATGAATGACGCGCCTCATATATGGAGAAAGATGTGTGACGTCAACGTG CAAGGGTTGATATCATTCACGTACAAAGCCATCAAGCACATGCGCACGGACGAGGGCGGTGTTGGCGGTACCATAATTAACATCGCGTCCACCGCCGCGATAACCAAGGCCGACCTGCTGCCAGCATACTTCGCTACCAAATCTGCTGTCCTACAGTTCTCACAGTGCATCGCT GGTAATTTATTCGAGCAAGCCGGTATAAGAATACTGACCCTATGCCCGGGTGCCACGGACACGCCGCTTTTACATAACTTGAAGCAAAAAGGCAGCGATGAAAAATCTGGAGAAAAACTCGACAATCACATATCCAACCCCTTAGTTATCACACAATc CGTGGATTCAGCAGTGAACGCAATGTTGAAGATGTACGAGGAGGGAGAGAACGGGTCTATTTGGTTGACAACCGATAACAAACCGGTAAAGAACATCACGCCCGTTGTTGACGCTGCATTTAACAGTTTCATGGATGCTATCATgaagtaa
- the LOC123721744 gene encoding 15-hydroxyprostaglandin dehydrogenase [NAD(+)]-like: MVHWDVKDKSLLITGGASGLGAAYVQSFLKAGLKQVAILDIAEDVGKAFTADLNKTYPGKVIFVKCDVGNEECITAAFNEVVAKFKTVDIVFNNAGIMNDAPHIWRKMCDVNVQGLISFTYKAIKHMRTDEGGAGGTIINIASTGAITKHDVLPAYCATKSAVLQFSQCIAGNLFEQAGIRILTLCPGPTDTPLLHDLKKKGSDEKAGERLDNFLSRPMIKQSVDSAVNAMLKMYEEGENGSIWLTTDNKPVKNITPVVDAAFNSFMDAIMK, translated from the exons ATGGTTCACTGGGACGTGAAAGATAAATCGTTGCTTATCACTGGAGGAGCGTCAGGTTTGGGCGCAGCTTATGTCCAGAGCTTCCTGAAGGCAGGATTGAAA CAAGTCGCTATTCTAGATATAGCTGAAGATGTAGGAAAAGCATTCACCGCAGATCTGAACAAAACATACCCTGGGAAGGTTATCTTCGTGAAATGCGACGTGGGCAACGAGGAGTGCATTACTGCAGCATTCAATGAGGTCGTTGCCAAGTTCAAGACTGTTGacattgttttcaataatGCAGGGATCATGAACGATGCGCCTCATATATGGAGAAAAATGTGTGACGTCAACGTG CAAGGGTTGATATCATTCACGTACAAAGCCATCAAGCACATGCGCACGGACGAGGGCGGTGCTGGCGGTACCATTATAAACATCGCGTCCACCGGCGCGATAACCAAGCACGACGTGCTGCCAGCATACTGCGCTACCAAATCTGCTGTCCTACAGTTCTCACAGTGCATCGCT GGTAACTTATTCGAGCAAGCCGGTATAAGAATACTGACCCTATGCCCGGGTCCCACGGACACGCCGCTTTTACATGACTTGAAGAAAAAAGGCAGCGATGAAAAAGCTGGGGAGAGACTGGACAATTTCCTATCCCGCCCCATGATCAAACAAtc CGTGGATTCAGCGGTGAACGCAATGTTGAAGATGTACGAGGAGGGAGAGAACGGGTCTATTTGGTTGACAACCGATAACAAACCGGTAAAGAACATCACACCCGTTGTTGACGCCGCATTTAACAGTTTCATGGATGCTATCATgaagtaa